The genomic DNA GCCAAGCAACTTGGTTCCCCTCTCATTTGTTGCATCTGCCCGCAGGCCCGCGTGCTTTCCGCAGCTCTCCTCGCTCTCTCTGCGGGAGCCGCGCCTAGAGCAGCAGCCTGGGCAGAACCAGGTGAAGAGAGTCCCGCCTCGGCCCTGCACAGATTGGCCACCCTCCCGGGAAACGCCCCGCGCCGGCCCCGCGCCCGCAGGCCAAACCTCCGCGTCCCCGGCCGCCCGCACGCTGGGAAGTCCTGGCCGCGCGGGGTATCGCGGGTCTCGGGTTTACACCCGCGCCGGGATCCGGTGCTGAGGCTTCGGGGCGCGGGCGAGACGCGTGGCGAAGAAAGAAACCTTTCTGGCCGGCGGAGAGCGGGCGCGTCGGCCGGGCGCCGCGCTGCGGGTCCTCTCTTAGCCCCCCAGGCGGGATCCGCGGCCGCTGTCGCAAACCGACTCGGCCCGCCCAGGCCACGTCACGGCCGGGGCCGCCAATCCCGCGAGCCAAGGCTCCGCATTGGCTGCAGAGCTTTATTTCTAGAGGTGGCAGTTTATTCCCCTTGGGGCGGCCAGTCTCGCCGACTGCATGTTTCTTGGCGTGTTAGTTATTAGTGTCTGCGCGATCCACGTGGGCAAAGAATATTTCTGAAGATAGCTTTGCACTTGGCTGAAAGCATCTTAAAAACAACCAGCCGGCTTTAACCACTTCAGTCTTTGCACGACTAGGACGGAACGGGGGTCGTTAATAAATTTGGTTTAGAGTTGTTTGTATATTTGTCTAGTTTTACTCTGTGATAAGCCTATGTCGTTTACAGAAACAGTCGGGAGATAGTACGTGCTAGGTACTTCTTTGACTTGTCCACTCATCCTGGTAGAGATGGTGCTAAGCATGTTTGCAGCCACCAGAAGGCTTCCTGTGTCAACCTCTTCTCCGGGTTTTAGAGCACAGAGAACTGGAGGTGGAAAGGCCTCATAGGCAGTGTCTGTGTGCTGGGAAAGCCTATGTTGGAACGTTGTAACCTTGTAACACTTCAAGTCCAAGCAGTCATTCCAGGCGGTCCCTCAACAATTTAGGAAAAGGATGGACTAAGAATCACATAGGTATCGGTTTGGAATTTGCAACACTGAGTAGGATCAGGTACGATACATATCTGATCTACCAgtcatgtattttataaatgatcTTCTCTTTGTTATAATAGGAATGCTACACAGTCCAGCACCCAGTTCTATTAGAAGGTTGACTGGCCCAACAGATAACTGTATTCACTCACGTTCAGCCACATTCATTCAGCTTTTGAGAacctgctatgtaccaggcaaCCGCCAGACAGGGTAATACAGTAATCAGGAGACCGCCAAGGTCATAGCGTTGAGGCTGGAGCAGAAAACAGAGACATGTGACTACAATCTAGAGAAAGGAGCAGGTACAGTAGCTAAGAGCACAAGATTTGAAGTTGATCATATCTGCCCTCAACCCCAGATGCCACCATCTACAAGtggtgtgatcttgggcaagttatctagCCTCTCTTGAGCTCCTTCCTATGTAAATGGAACTAGAATATCTAACTtcaatcagtttaaaaaaaaatatttaatagagaaTATATGTCATCTGGCAAATAAGTATCCAAATGGTAGTTGTCATAAATGGTGACACGTGCTGTGATTTGGACACTGTGGGGTGCTGTGGGGATACATAGGAGGGCATCTACTAGATTCAAGTGGCAGAGAAAGCTTCCCCAAGGAGCCTTCTAAATCAAGACTAGCTGCCACTGCCAAGCATCAGGAGAGAGCACCATACTGCATATCTCTAGCCCGGGAAAGATCAAAGTTCAAACTTCGAAGTATGGTTTCTAATGAATGCATATTGGTTTCCcaccatcataaagttgaaaaattgtaaGTTGAATCATTTGTTGGGGACCATCTGCATTTGTGTGGGGGTATTTGAGGAGGAAGGCTGAGTCAGGGAAAATGGCCCCCTCCCTCCAGAGCTGCTTGTTCTCAATTCATCCATTCTCTGTACCTCTGctccattctttttctaaaaaccAGCTTCCTCAGAACTACTACCCCCTGAAACTTCAACTTACATACGGTTTTAGCTTGTTTTGGTGCTAAAGTCTTGGAAAATGGATCTTATAGCTCCAATGCCCACAATTACTTGGCAGGCTcagtgtgtattttttagttcagATTCTCATGAGAAATTCCAATTGACTGAGCGCAGATTATGAATTGATTTCTAGTTGCATTAGGTCCTCCACCCCCAACCAGCCAACAGGTGGGACCAGGTAGAACATATGTTCTTAGGACCACCCCCTTCAGCAAAGTGAGACAGAGGAGTATTTTAGTAAAGAAGAGTGTATTATGGATGTCAATGTCTTgccactcaaagtgtggttcccagACCACTAGCATCGGAATCACCCAGtaccttgttagaaatgcaagctTCAGTCcttaccccagacctactgaatcacaatctgcattttaataatatcccctgcatttttaaaaaaatattggcagttgagctaacatctgttgccaaacttcttcttcttcttcttcttctccctaaagccctctagtacatagttgtatattttagttgcgggtccttctggttgtgctatgtgggacactgcctcagcatggcctgatgaatggtgccacgtccgcccccaggatccaaaccagcgaaaccccgggccaccgaagtggagtgtgcaaacttaaccatgaggccagcccccatcccctGCATTGTAATAAGGGGAGTCATATGCACATTGAAGTTTGAAAAGCACCTCTTTCATACACCTCTGTTTTTACAAATTGAGCCACAGGCCATATAGATGACCCTCCCAATGCCTCCCAAAAAGCTTCTCATTTCTTGATCTTCATTTTGCTTCAGCTGCTTGTTCCAATGCCACATTCTGGACTTTGTCAACGCCCACAATTGCACCACATTTGGAATAAGTTCAGATAGACCATTTGGTAAGCTTACCCTCCATTCCTTCCCATTCTCTCACTCATGGTCAATATATCAGTCCATTGGCCACTTGAGCGTCTCTGATCCTTTGGTTTCTTGACTTTCTCCCAGTGGATCAACTTCCCTGCTTTCACTTTCTTCCAACTTAGGTTCTATGTTCTATCACCACAGTTGCTCTTTTGATAATATCTTCAGTTCCCTTGGCCCATTTATTTTATCACACCTGTGCAGAAAAAGTCCCCTGAGATATTAATCCTTCTGCCTTCTCAAGGCCAGGTGGCCAGGTGTCTAGTGCAGTTGGAGGAAAAATCATAAATGCCCCTGATTAGAGTAACTTTAAATTCAGGGCGGCCAACCTCAATTGTGCCCTTAAAACCATCTGGAAATCCTGTGTTGCCTGGGCAACTCTCTCTTGTGTGGTTTACTGTCCCTGACCCTCAGCAGATGACTCAGCCACCTACTtcacaggaaagaaacagaagccaTGAGATGGGAATTCCCTCAACTCCCCAGGAAACGTACATATTCACCCATATCTACCCTCTTCCATTTTTACTTCCTTCCACTTAATGGAAGAGATGCCTGTTCATCTCGTGTTTTACATCCTATTGCATTCCACAGTCACAAGGGTCTCACTTATTATGACCGTATTTTctctatggaaaatatttaaacatgctCAGTTTCAACCATgtcaaaatgaaaagcaacaaacTTGCATTAAGACGATGTCTCCCTCTCGCTACTGCACTCTCTTTCTCCATACCCTCTGTGGAACTCTTGGTTGCCTATATAGACATCTTTCTCTCACCCCTTCTTCCTCAAAATCAGCGCCTACCTCCCAATGTAAGGGAAAAAAGTGCCAGATGTAAGATGTTCCCTCATTGAGCCTCCCTTATAGCTGGGGGAGGAGGTGTAAGTATAAAGGCCAATGAGTCATTAGGGCAGGTGTGCTGAGGGCTTTCAGAAAAGTTTCCTCcctgaaaaaaggagagagacacatGAGAAAAGCTATTCCTCTAGACGTTGTCATGTGAGGACATATTTGGAGATGTTTCTACCATCTTATGACCATGAATGGTGGCCAAGAGTATGCCAGAGAAGCCAACTAGAAATGTGACCTACCCACCTCTGGACTTCTTGTtatatgttgtgtgtgtatgtgtgtgtgttgaatgGGAGGGTCTCTATTGTATAAGCCATTTTTATTTGGACATTCTCATGCTTACAGCTGAAAACatgttgatatatttttaaagcaaaaatttcaGTAAAAAGATCTACATTGATTATACCCACTTCCTTACCTCCCACATTTGCCTCCGTCACTGAATCTGTTTACCTGCACTACCTCACCGATATTCTCTCATGAAGGTTCTGGTGAAGACTTATTGCTGAATCTGCTGGACACTTTTCAGGCCTTCTCCTACATAGCCTCTCAGCAGCACTTAGCATTTAAAAATTGCAGAAAGAGTCTTCTGCTCTTTCTCGGcacatcttttaaatattatctccTGGGGCCCTGTTCTtagcctctttctttctcaccaCATGCTTTGCAAGGGCTGGTTCATCTACATTCATGGCTTCAATTTATATCTCAATCATATATCGATTTATATGCTAATGACTCCCAAACCTATATGAATAGACTTCCACAATTTGTCAGGAGACGTATAACTCATAAAGGAAGTCATTTTTGAAGTTAAGTAACTCTCATTCATTTCAGGGATCATTTAACTGTGTTTCTTCTCTTCAGTTGCCTTTACAGTGAAGCTGTCGgggagagcagtggttctcaattctgGCTGGACATTAAAATACTTGAGGAGTTTCTGAATAGCCTAATGCCTGGGACCACACTCCAGACCGATtatatcagaatctctggagataAGACTCAGGTAGCAGTATTGtttaaagctccccagatgattctgggTGCAGCTAAGTAGAGAACACAGGTTTACGCACAGAGTATTGGGCTAACCATCATCTGGGCCTGAAGTTGCGCTGTGGCTCCTCATTCTATTACCTGATAAGTCAATAGCACAGACTTTGGAGTAACAgaccttggtttgaatcctggcttacTCCTTCAGTAGACGCATGATTTTGAGCCAGTTACTCAACCGCTCTGAGTATCAGTTTTAACTTTTGTGAAATGAGCAAAGCAATACTTGCCCTGTAGGGTTTtgtgagattaaataaaataatatattttaaacccTGACATATAGTTAACACTCTCTGTAAATTATGCGTCTACTAAAATGAATGTAATGAAGACGgtagcaaaatggaaaaaaatgcatatgatCTAAtgttaaagggaaaaattaatataaagtggAATCTTTATAGTACAATTGTGTAAGATACCTATGCATGTGAACCAAGACTGGAAAGGaatgtgaaaaatatgaaaatagagtCTTTTTCACtaatctttctctctgttttttaatgGTTTTGAAGTTCCACGCCTTTGtgagaagatagagaaaatggCAATCACGCCTTTGtgcctctttgcttttctttgtcttttttcccttaatatgTACTAAGTAGCAACAGTGGCACCATATGATTCTTCAACAGCCAAGGGCAACAGTTTTCAGAAACTGAAACTAGATGTCAAGAATGGCTGAGGATCTCGCGTGCCCGCAGGAGCACATGTATTCATCCGGTTTGGGTTGCGGTAGCGATGGACGCCTTGGATTGAGCTGTAAAGCCCAAAACGAAAAGGGCCAAGAGATTCTTCGAGAAGAGAGAACCGAAACTcagtgaaaatactaaaaatgccATGCTGATTAAAGGGGGCAATGCAAATTCAACAGTGACACAAGTGCTTAGAGATGTGTATGCACTGAAAAAACCATATGGCGTtctgtataaaaagaaaaatattacaagacCATTTGAGGATCAGACATCATTGgaattcttttcaaagaagtcAGATTGCTCTTTATTCATGTTTGGCTCCCATAATAAGAAGCGACCAAATAATCTAGTAATAGGTTGTATGTATGACTACCATGTGCTGGATTTGATTGAATCAGGTATCCAGAAGtttgtatctctaaaagatattAAGAATGGTAAATGTCCTCAGGGAACAAAACCTACGTTAATATTTGCTGGTGATGATTTTGATGTAACAGAAGACTACAAAAGGCTAAAAAGTCTCCTTATTGATTTCTTCAGGGGCCCCACAGTATCAAATATCTGCCTGGCTGGTTCAGAGTATGTTCTGCACTTCACTGCATTGAATGGGAAGATTTACTTTCAAAGCTATAAGTTGCTGTTGAAGAAATCCGGTTGCAGAACACGATGGATTGAATTAGAAGAGATAGGACCCTCATTGGATCTTGTTCTGAGGAGGACACATCTGGCATCAGATGACCTCTATAAGCTATCTGTGAAATCGCCAAAAGCCCTCAAgccaaataagaagaaaaatctttctcaTGGTACTTTTAGTACAACTTATGGAAGGATTCATCTGCAGAAGCAAGACCTAAGCAAACTACAAACCAGGAAAATGAAGGGGTTGAAGAAGAGACCTGCAGAAAGGATAACAGAAgaccaggagaaaaaaatcaaagaaaatgagaaaacattgaTGCAACTTAGCCTGTTGGCTATTTCCTTAAGAGAATTATCACGCATGAGTCATTCAGAGTTTTTTACaagattttattgaatatttttataatgtgaaaATTTACCTAAactgtgtattatatatattatgaacAGTAATGTACTAGTATTAGGTTGAAAGTAAGCCTCTTAACTTGCAACATTACACCCTGTGTGccatttttcctctgtgttctggTATTTCCCTCTGCTCATTGCACTGCAAAGTCCCCCATCTCATtgggtggggaggtgaggagggatCTCCAGAATGACCATTGGTGTCTCAGAGAATTTCTGGGTTAAGCTTTAGATAAAGGGAAGAAACTATGGAAAGTAGGAAATGGCCCAGAGGAACTGTATCCATACTCAATATGAGCTGGCTGGAAAGTTAACCCCATCTCCCACAATGTGCCGACAGCCTGActtccatttttcacttttctgttattttgccTGAAATTCTACCAGTTAGAGATTCATTTGAGATTTTAAGCTTTGTGTCTTAAAACATAGGTCTCTAAGAGAGATGTTCACTACCTGATCATTGACATATTACCTTACTATTGATTATTTTAACAGATTCTGCTACTAAGTGGGGCCCTAACCCCTTCTCTGAGAGAAAGGAAGTTTTGGTAAGGGTAGtagtgaggaaggagagaatgggtGGGTTTTAAGACA from Equus quagga isolate Etosha38 chromosome 8, UCLA_HA_Equagga_1.0, whole genome shotgun sequence includes the following:
- the LOC124243309 gene encoding LOW QUALITY PROTEIN: ribosome production factor 2 homolog (The sequence of the model RefSeq protein was modified relative to this genomic sequence to represent the inferred CDS: substituted 1 base at 1 genomic stop codon), with protein sequence MDALDXAVKPKTKRAKRFFEKREPKLSENTKNAMLIKGGNANSTVTQVLRDVYALKKPYGVLYKKKNITRPFEDQTSLEFFSKKSDCSLFMFGSHNKKRPNNLVIGCMYDYHVLDLIESGIQKFVSLKDIKNGKCPQGTKPTLIFAGDDFDVTEDYKRLKSLLIDFFRGPTVSNICLAGSEYVLHFTALNGKIYFQSYKLLLKKSGCRTRWIELEEIGPSLDLVLRRTHLASDDLYKLSVKSPKALKPNKKKNLSHGTFSTTYGRIHLQKQDLSKLQTRKMKGLKKRPAERITEDQEKKIKENEKTLMQLSLLAISLRELSRMSHSEFFTRFY